From Pseudobdellovibrio exovorus JSS, a single genomic window includes:
- a CDS encoding acetyl-CoA carboxylase biotin carboxyl carrier protein subunit codes for MKTQITLQLNGKDTQVDAEIIDKKIWFKLDQQIYSYDLVDLAEGHYKKTKAAAKSADKITAPMPGKVTKVFVSAGQSVSKGDALLVMEAMKMEYTLKSDIEATVEKVLVSVQDQVALGSLMVQLKEKN; via the coding sequence ATGAAAACTCAGATAACTTTGCAACTCAATGGTAAAGACACACAAGTAGATGCTGAAATCATCGATAAAAAGATCTGGTTCAAATTAGATCAACAAATCTACAGCTATGATTTAGTAGATCTAGCTGAAGGCCACTACAAAAAAACTAAAGCAGCAGCTAAATCAGCAGATAAGATCACGGCGCCAATGCCAGGCAAAGTAACAAAAGTCTTTGTCAGCGCAGGGCAGAGCGTTTCTAAAGGTGACGCCTTATTGGTGATGGAAGCGATGAAGATGGAGTACACCTTAAAGTCTGACATTGAGGCCACTGTTGAAAAGGTTTTAGTGTCCGTACAAGATCAAGTGGCTTTGGGATCTTTAATGGTGCAATTGAAAGAAAAAAACTAG
- a CDS encoding type III pantothenate kinase, which produces MILSLDVGNTQIYGGVFSGPAGQEKMLASFRRNSKQGFSSDEVGVFLRMVIRENGIDPTGIKQIVLCSVVPEVIYSLKGACQKYFNITPFILQAGVKTGLRIKYRNPLEVGADRIANSIAASQMYPSRNMILVDLGTATTFCAVTHDRDYLGGSIIAGLKLSMEALEAQTAKLPSVEITAKNEALGQSTIESLQSGLYYGHLGAMREIITRLTQECFKGEKPFVIGTGGFAGLFEKEKIFDSVIPDLVLKGNLIALQMNTNHKSNFAGAEK; this is translated from the coding sequence ATGATCTTATCACTAGATGTGGGTAACACACAGATTTACGGCGGTGTCTTTAGCGGCCCCGCAGGACAGGAAAAAATGCTGGCCTCTTTCCGACGCAACTCAAAGCAGGGATTTTCCTCTGACGAAGTCGGAGTCTTCCTTCGTATGGTTATCCGAGAAAATGGCATTGATCCCACAGGCATCAAACAGATTGTGTTGTGCTCAGTCGTTCCTGAAGTGATCTACTCGCTAAAAGGGGCCTGCCAAAAGTATTTCAATATCACACCTTTTATTTTACAGGCGGGAGTCAAAACAGGTCTGCGCATCAAGTATCGTAACCCCTTAGAGGTCGGAGCCGATCGCATCGCTAATTCTATTGCTGCATCTCAGATGTATCCATCACGCAATATGATCTTAGTTGATTTGGGAACAGCGACGACCTTTTGTGCAGTCACTCACGACCGCGATTACTTAGGCGGCTCTATTATCGCAGGTCTTAAACTTTCCATGGAAGCCTTAGAAGCTCAAACGGCGAAGCTGCCTTCAGTAGAAATCACAGCGAAGAACGAAGCCCTTGGACAATCGACAATTGAAAGTCTTCAGTCAGGGCTCTATTACGGACACTTGGGTGCTATGCGCGAAATCATCACTCGTCTTACCCAAGAGTGTTTCAAAGGAGAAAAGCCTTTTGTTATCGGGACTGGCGGATTCGCAGGTCTATTTGAAAAAGAAAAAATATTCGACAGTGTTATTCCTGATCTTGTTCTAAAAGGAAACCTGATCGCTTTGCAGATGAATACAAATCACAAATCCAACTTCGCGGGAGCTGAAAAATGA
- the panC gene encoding pantoate--beta-alanine ligase, translated as MTEIKTFNSIQEFITYRDALGQDTRVGFVPTMGALHQGHASLIRKASDENDICVLSIYVNPTQFNNAEDLQKYPKTWDADIELARANGAHIVIAPQYGEIYADGYRYKVMETDFSKQLCGAHRAGHFDGVLTVVMKLLQIVQPHKAYFGEKDYQQLQLIRDMTKTFFLRTEIIGLPTIREQDGLAMSSRNTRLSEEGRKKAPLIYKALTESRDPQVVRQTLQAAGVEVEYLEDHGQRRFIAAFIDNVRLIDNVAI; from the coding sequence ATGACGGAAATTAAGACGTTTAACTCTATCCAAGAATTTATCACGTATCGGGATGCCTTAGGCCAAGATACACGTGTGGGTTTTGTTCCCACTATGGGAGCACTACACCAAGGACACGCCAGCCTTATCCGAAAAGCCTCTGATGAAAATGATATTTGTGTCTTAAGTATTTATGTGAATCCCACACAGTTCAATAATGCTGAGGACTTACAAAAATATCCTAAAACATGGGATGCCGATATCGAATTAGCCCGTGCAAATGGCGCCCACATTGTCATTGCACCCCAATACGGCGAAATCTACGCTGATGGCTATCGCTACAAAGTGATGGAAACTGACTTTTCTAAACAGCTTTGCGGAGCCCATCGCGCGGGCCACTTTGATGGCGTGCTGACTGTTGTGATGAAGCTTTTGCAAATCGTGCAGCCACATAAGGCCTACTTTGGCGAAAAAGATTATCAGCAACTTCAGTTGATTCGAGATATGACAAAAACTTTCTTTCTACGCACTGAAATCATCGGACTTCCAACTATTCGTGAACAGGATGGTCTTGCCATGAGCTCACGCAATACGCGTCTATCAGAAGAAGGACGTAAGAAAGCCCCTTTGATTTACAAAGCTTTGACTGAGTCTCGTGATCCACAAGTCGTACGCCAGACATTGCAAGCAGCAGGAGTTGAAGTGGAGTATTTGGAAGACCACGGACAGCGCCGCTTTATTGCGGCTTTTATAGATAACGTGAGGTTAATCGACAATGTCGCCATCTAA
- a CDS encoding HAD-IG family 5'-nucleotidase, with product MPSKVYVNRTLNLKRIKYIGLDMDHTLIRYNTENFERLSHTKIIEKLITKKGYPEVIKKLQFDFHFALRGLVVDRKKGNLLKLNRYTAIRNSFHGLKPLDFKTHQKVYKSTYIDLSKSDYLAIDTSFSYSLAYAFSQLVDLKDSDPSLNLPDYAQLSDDVLDALDEAHRDGSLKDEVRKNLAHYIVKDAELVKGLKKFKQHGKKIFVLTNSDFSYSKLLLDYAINPFLDEGESWIDLFELIITFAQKPKFFYENTKFLKVNPDDGTMTNFDEKLVPGVYQGGTARKFTEDLGLDGDDILYVGDHIYGDILRLKKECNWRTAMIIEELEEEIRQNQLAEPIMQEIDTLMKRKEPYEDELTDLMTKRIEKDATIDEKRISELQELITNIDTQISQLIKKQQALYNPNWGQLMRAGNEESYFAYQMERYACVYMSKISDLFDLSPRTYFRAPRRPLSHEVI from the coding sequence ATGCCTAGCAAAGTTTACGTGAATCGCACGTTAAATCTAAAACGCATCAAATATATCGGGCTAGATATGGATCACACGTTGATCCGTTACAATACTGAAAACTTTGAACGACTTTCACACACAAAAATTATCGAAAAACTGATCACGAAAAAGGGCTACCCTGAAGTCATCAAGAAATTACAATTTGATTTCCATTTTGCATTACGTGGCCTAGTGGTCGACCGCAAAAAAGGAAACTTGTTGAAACTGAATCGCTATACGGCCATCCGTAATAGCTTTCATGGTCTAAAACCTTTAGATTTTAAAACACACCAAAAAGTGTACAAATCGACTTACATTGATCTGAGCAAATCGGACTATTTGGCTATCGACACCAGCTTTTCTTATTCATTAGCTTATGCTTTTTCTCAACTTGTAGATTTGAAAGATTCAGATCCTAGCTTGAACTTGCCGGATTATGCTCAGCTATCGGACGACGTCTTAGATGCTTTGGACGAAGCTCATCGTGATGGTTCGTTGAAAGACGAAGTTCGTAAAAACTTAGCTCACTACATTGTGAAAGATGCCGAATTGGTCAAAGGACTTAAAAAGTTCAAGCAACATGGAAAGAAAATTTTCGTCCTGACGAACTCTGATTTTTCATATTCTAAATTATTGTTAGACTACGCGATCAATCCTTTCCTTGATGAAGGCGAATCATGGATTGACCTATTTGAATTGATCATCACGTTTGCTCAGAAGCCAAAGTTCTTCTATGAAAACACGAAGTTTTTAAAAGTGAATCCAGATGATGGAACAATGACAAACTTTGATGAAAAACTAGTTCCTGGTGTTTACCAAGGGGGAACGGCTCGTAAATTCACAGAGGATTTAGGTCTGGACGGAGACGACATCCTTTATGTTGGGGATCATATCTACGGCGATATCTTACGTCTTAAAAAAGAATGTAACTGGCGTACAGCGATGATCATCGAGGAATTAGAAGAAGAGATTCGCCAAAACCAACTGGCTGAACCCATCATGCAAGAAATCGATACGTTGATGAAACGCAAAGAGCCGTATGAAGATGAACTGACAGATTTGATGACGAAGCGAATTGAAAAAGACGCAACGATTGATGAAAAGCGCATTTCAGAATTGCAAGAACTGATCACTAACATTGATACACAGATCAGCCAGCTCATCAAAAAACAGCAGGCTCTGTACAATCCAAATTGGGGACAGTTAATGCGTGCAGGGAATGAGGAAAGCTACTTTGCTTATCAGATGGAACGCTATGCTTGCGTTTACATGAGCAAAATCAGTGACCTGTTTGACCTCTCGCCACGAACTTACTTCAGAGCTCCGCGCCGCCCGCTGAGCCATGAAGTGATTTAA
- a CDS encoding hydroxymethylglutaryl-CoA lyase, protein MRTKKNTASKSAKKVKIVEVGLRDGLQNESSQLSVEQRYDLYEKLVQAGSQNIEIGAFVSPKWVPQMAVTPQLTSMIISESSYADPNNSKFKKNKLKTNKKTKQKSDVHHSVLVPNEQGMLQAIEAGVKEVAIFGACSESFSLKNINCTIAESFKRFKAVMKLAREHNVKVRGYLSTCFYCPFEGHIPEKKVIAIAKKMYQLGVYEISIGDTIGAAQPAQVESLFKNLKKVIPAAKLAGHFHDTRGQALANILAAYHVGIRTFDASIAGLGGCPYAPGAAGNVATEDVVYMFDGMNVNTGLNIERLIEAHRWLQPLMDHPLSSKVGRVGLLHPLGKVKRIN, encoded by the coding sequence ATGAGAACGAAAAAAAATACAGCAAGCAAATCAGCTAAAAAAGTGAAGATCGTCGAAGTAGGATTACGCGATGGCTTACAGAACGAGTCCTCTCAACTTTCAGTTGAGCAACGCTATGATCTTTATGAAAAGTTAGTTCAGGCGGGAAGTCAAAATATTGAAATTGGGGCTTTTGTGTCGCCGAAGTGGGTTCCGCAAATGGCGGTGACACCTCAATTAACTTCGATGATTATTTCGGAGAGCTCGTACGCAGATCCCAATAATTCTAAATTTAAAAAAAACAAACTGAAAACAAATAAAAAAACTAAGCAGAAAAGCGATGTTCACCACAGTGTTTTAGTTCCGAATGAACAAGGCATGCTTCAAGCGATTGAGGCTGGTGTAAAAGAGGTGGCGATTTTTGGAGCTTGCTCGGAAAGCTTTTCTTTGAAAAACATCAACTGCACGATTGCAGAAAGTTTTAAGCGGTTTAAGGCCGTTATGAAATTGGCGCGTGAACATAACGTAAAAGTGCGTGGTTATCTGTCGACGTGTTTCTATTGTCCATTTGAAGGTCATATCCCAGAGAAAAAGGTCATTGCTATTGCGAAAAAGATGTATCAACTGGGAGTTTATGAAATTTCTATTGGCGACACTATTGGAGCGGCACAACCAGCACAAGTGGAAAGCCTATTTAAAAATCTAAAAAAAGTAATTCCTGCTGCGAAGTTGGCAGGCCATTTTCATGATACTCGTGGACAAGCTTTGGCGAATATCTTGGCGGCTTATCATGTGGGGATCAGAACATTTGATGCAAGCATCGCGGGCTTAGGTGGATGTCCCTACGCGCCGGGGGCTGCGGGCAATGTGGCCACAGAAGATGTCGTGTATATGTTCGATGGGATGAACGTCAATACGGGTTTGAATATCGAAAGATTGATCGAGGCCCATCGCTGGCTACAACCACTTATGGATCATCCTTTGTCTTCTAAGGTAGGACGTGTTGGTTTGTTACACCCACTAGGAAAAGTAAAACGTATCAATTAA
- the panB gene encoding 3-methyl-2-oxobutanoate hydroxymethyltransferase, with protein sequence MKSILDFQKRKKSGEKITMLTCYDYSFAKILSASSVDVLLIGDSAAQVMHGHSTTLNASTAVLALHTEAVARAASNKFIVADMPFLSTRKGLKNTMDHVQKLMQAGAHAIKIENADGHLELIRHIVESGVPVMGHLGLTPQFIHQLGGPKVQGKSTEAAEKILQDALALEKAGCFSLVLECVPSELAKKITQSLNIPTIGIGAGAHTDGQVLVLQDLLGMNKEFRPKFLKKYMNGYDLISEAVQNYVDEVKKSEFPDKEHSYDGN encoded by the coding sequence ATGAAATCTATCCTCGACTTCCAAAAACGAAAAAAGTCTGGCGAAAAAATTACGATGCTCACTTGCTACGACTATAGCTTTGCCAAAATTCTTTCCGCTAGTTCAGTAGATGTATTGTTGATCGGAGACTCAGCCGCTCAGGTGATGCATGGTCACAGCACCACCTTGAATGCGTCGACTGCCGTCTTGGCTTTACATACAGAAGCCGTAGCCCGCGCTGCTAGTAATAAATTTATTGTGGCGGACATGCCGTTCCTCAGCACGCGCAAGGGACTTAAGAACACGATGGATCACGTGCAAAAACTAATGCAGGCCGGAGCCCACGCTATTAAAATTGAAAATGCCGACGGCCACCTTGAACTGATCCGTCATATTGTAGAATCTGGCGTCCCTGTTATGGGGCACTTAGGATTGACTCCACAATTCATTCATCAATTAGGTGGACCTAAAGTTCAGGGCAAGTCCACAGAGGCCGCAGAAAAAATTCTGCAAGATGCTTTGGCTTTAGAAAAAGCAGGCTGCTTCAGTCTTGTCCTCGAATGTGTTCCAAGCGAGTTAGCCAAAAAAATTACGCAATCGTTAAATATTCCTACAATTGGCATCGGTGCCGGAGCTCATACCGATGGACAGGTTTTAGTTTTACAAGATCTATTGGGCATGAATAAAGAGTTTCGCCCTAAGTTTCTTAAAAAATATATGAATGGCTACGACCTCATTAGCGAAGCTGTTCAAAACTATGTGGATGAAGTGAAAAAATCTGAATTTCCAGACAAAGAGCACAGCTATGACGGAAATTAA
- a CDS encoding DUF2520 domain-containing protein, with amino-acid sequence MTTISPVLLVGAGRLARHLQHWNTLIKTPLSLRQWDRSQSPDLLQHHLENVSTVWLAISDNAIIPFYENYLATKNLTAVHFSGALNDSRLLSAHPLMSFPQELLPNEVYPKIHFSISGFTDLQMALPNFENNYTVLPAEQKAFYHALCVLAGNFPQMIWSEVSAQMHHLQLPDAAVDLYIQQITNNYLRLKEQALTGPLVRRDHETISRNLHALHEQPKLQHIYETFRKEFTK; translated from the coding sequence ATGACTACCATCTCACCCGTTCTACTGGTGGGGGCCGGACGACTCGCGCGGCACCTTCAGCACTGGAACACACTGATTAAAACCCCTTTGTCTTTACGGCAATGGGACCGATCACAAAGCCCTGATTTACTTCAACATCATCTCGAAAATGTCTCTACTGTTTGGCTGGCTATTTCTGACAATGCCATCATTCCCTTTTATGAAAACTATTTGGCCACGAAAAATTTAACAGCCGTTCACTTTAGTGGAGCTCTTAATGATTCACGACTTCTGAGTGCCCATCCTCTTATGAGCTTTCCGCAAGAGCTTTTACCCAACGAAGTTTATCCTAAAATTCACTTTTCTATTAGCGGCTTTACTGACTTGCAAATGGCATTGCCAAACTTTGAAAATAACTACACTGTTTTGCCAGCCGAACAAAAGGCCTTTTACCATGCACTTTGTGTTTTAGCGGGTAACTTTCCTCAGATGATTTGGTCCGAGGTTTCTGCGCAGATGCACCACTTGCAGTTACCAGATGCCGCTGTAGATTTGTACATTCAGCAGATAACGAATAACTACCTTAGACTGAAAGAACAAGCCCTCACCGGTCCTCTAGTTCGCCGTGACCACGAGACCATCTCTCGCAATTTGCACGCTCTACACGAGCAACCCAAGCTTCAACACATCTACGAAACTTTTCGTAAGGAGTTTACAAAATGA
- the panD gene encoding aspartate 1-decarboxylase, protein MKIDVLYSKIHRATVTDADLNYEGSVSIDPALLKKAKMFLNQKVDIVNCNNGARFSTYIIEGKKGEVCLNGAAARLVQRGDKVIIIAYAQIDIANAKTHEPTVVFVDDKNKFKEIRKEKKH, encoded by the coding sequence ATGAAAATAGATGTATTGTACTCAAAAATCCACCGTGCCACGGTTACCGACGCGGACTTAAACTATGAAGGTTCCGTTTCTATTGATCCTGCTTTACTTAAAAAAGCAAAAATGTTTTTAAATCAAAAGGTCGATATCGTGAATTGCAATAACGGGGCACGTTTTTCTACTTACATTATCGAAGGAAAAAAAGGCGAGGTCTGTTTAAATGGGGCGGCGGCTCGCTTAGTACAACGCGGGGACAAAGTGATTATCATTGCCTACGCTCAAATCGACATTGCTAATGCCAAAACCCACGAGCCCACAGTGGTCTTTGTCGATGACAAAAATAAGTTCAAAGAGATCCGCAAAGAAAAAAAGCACTAA
- a CDS encoding acetyl-CoA carboxylase biotin carboxylase subunit yields MKKINRIAIANRGEVAVRIIRACEEMGIETVLLHSDVDVNSRAYRMATKKICIGPAPTAQSYLNIEANINAALAGGADAVHPGFGFLSENADFAEQCEKNGLIFIGPSSEAIRVLGDKMSFKNLAKQAGLPLIPGYEGEDQSLTTLLSEVEKIGLPVIVKAAAGGGGRGMKLINSMSEARDLIESAQREAMSAFGSSKVFLEKYLGKAKHIEFQVFGDCTGQVRHLFDRECSVQRRHQKIIEEATSPSLDENLRREMGEVACSIATLGKYKNAGTVEFLLQDGKFYLLEVNTRLQVEHPVTEEVLGVDLVKMQILTAQDNFVFTAQDIRIPKGHSIECRVYAENPYQSGMPSTGKLGHVQWPEGPRRRYEYGFDSGDTITSHYDPMIAKVIVWDETRSRAIDKMIRTLKDSTVFGVYTNIPYLIQILDHEEFRSGVMTTRFIETYFADGIKSSVEDEQVKKWAVEINKQLKKTRQASVLGAGVVNENTTSPWNAYWRGV; encoded by the coding sequence ATGAAAAAAATCAATCGTATAGCCATTGCCAATCGCGGAGAAGTTGCTGTTCGTATTATTCGCGCTTGTGAAGAGATGGGAATTGAAACTGTGTTGTTACACTCGGATGTCGATGTGAACTCACGCGCCTATCGTATGGCGACTAAAAAAATCTGTATTGGTCCAGCGCCCACAGCGCAGAGTTATTTGAATATCGAAGCCAATATCAACGCGGCTTTAGCTGGTGGAGCCGACGCTGTTCATCCAGGTTTTGGCTTCTTATCTGAAAACGCGGACTTTGCAGAGCAGTGTGAAAAAAATGGTTTGATTTTTATTGGGCCATCATCTGAAGCGATTCGCGTTTTAGGTGATAAAATGTCTTTCAAAAATTTGGCAAAACAAGCTGGATTGCCTTTAATCCCTGGTTATGAGGGGGAAGATCAATCTTTGACGACATTACTCAGTGAGGTCGAAAAAATTGGCCTGCCTGTTATCGTTAAAGCTGCTGCTGGTGGCGGTGGCCGCGGCATGAAATTGATTAATTCAATGTCTGAAGCTCGTGATCTCATCGAGTCTGCACAACGTGAAGCGATGTCGGCATTTGGCTCCTCGAAAGTTTTTCTAGAAAAATATTTGGGCAAGGCGAAACACATCGAGTTTCAAGTTTTCGGCGATTGCACCGGTCAAGTTCGTCATTTGTTCGATCGCGAATGTTCTGTACAACGTCGTCATCAAAAAATTATTGAAGAAGCCACGTCACCATCACTCGATGAAAACCTTCGCCGTGAAATGGGCGAGGTGGCCTGTTCTATCGCCACTTTAGGTAAATATAAAAATGCGGGAACAGTCGAGTTCTTGTTACAAGATGGCAAATTCTACCTACTAGAAGTGAACACTCGTTTGCAGGTGGAACATCCTGTTACAGAAGAAGTCCTAGGTGTGGACTTAGTGAAAATGCAGATTTTAACGGCTCAGGATAACTTTGTTTTCACAGCTCAAGATATTCGTATACCGAAAGGGCATTCGATTGAGTGTCGCGTGTACGCTGAAAATCCGTATCAGTCAGGAATGCCTTCAACGGGTAAGTTAGGACATGTGCAATGGCCAGAAGGCCCGCGTCGTCGTTATGAATACGGTTTTGACTCTGGCGATACGATCACATCACATTATGATCCGATGATTGCCAAGGTGATCGTGTGGGATGAAACCCGCAGCCGCGCTATTGATAAGATGATCCGCACGTTAAAAGACAGCACTGTTTTTGGTGTGTACACCAACATTCCGTATTTAATTCAAATCTTAGATCATGAAGAGTTCCGTTCGGGTGTTATGACAACACGTTTTATTGAAACGTACTTTGCAGATGGTATAAAGTCCTCAGTCGAGGATGAACAAGTTAAAAAATGGGCTGTCGAAATCAATAAACAACTGAAGAAGACGCGCCAAGCGAGTGTCCTTGGGGCTGGTGTTGTTAATGAAAACACAACCTCACCATGGAACGCATACTGGAGAGGTGTGTAA
- a CDS encoding acyl-CoA desaturase has translation MSVQLKKICWSVTLFLILNPIISVLMLVLYLVFSSSYTLSQLAWISAFGLVFAVLTNLSITMGYHRLFSHKSFEAHPLLEWILLFISAGAFQGSALKWSSDHRIHHRYEDTDKDPYSIKKGFWYAHMGWMMTHEAVSLPIHAPDLQKKKWVQFQHDHYLVCAIVVGYILPLVVGWMLGNAFLGLVIAGGLRIFLTQQSTFFVNSLSHTLGKTPYSLDKTAKDSLIVAFLTHGEGYHNFHHKFQFDYRNGIKWYHWDPTKWSIQLAAVLGLANKLKTVQFSEILRAKMEVESEKFKSSHFYKEKMEPLAARLIEAQAQFERLKKEYAIAKDQKMADLRAEIELMNIEIESMKKKWQVLLKTAEVVV, from the coding sequence ATGTCAGTTCAACTAAAAAAAATCTGCTGGTCGGTTACCTTATTTTTAATTTTGAACCCGATTATTTCGGTTCTGATGTTAGTTCTTTACTTAGTTTTTTCGAGTAGTTACACGCTGTCGCAACTGGCGTGGATTAGCGCTTTCGGATTGGTGTTTGCGGTTCTAACAAACCTCAGTATCACCATGGGCTATCATCGCTTGTTTTCCCATAAGTCTTTTGAAGCACATCCTCTGTTAGAATGGATTTTATTATTCATCAGTGCAGGTGCTTTTCAAGGGTCAGCCTTAAAGTGGTCAAGTGACCATCGTATTCACCACCGCTACGAAGATACAGATAAAGATCCTTACTCAATTAAAAAAGGTTTTTGGTACGCTCACATGGGGTGGATGATGACCCACGAAGCGGTGAGTTTGCCAATTCACGCTCCGGATTTACAAAAGAAGAAGTGGGTTCAATTTCAACACGATCACTATTTAGTCTGTGCCATTGTTGTTGGTTACATCTTACCTTTAGTTGTCGGATGGATGTTGGGAAATGCTTTCTTAGGACTTGTGATCGCAGGTGGCTTAAGAATTTTCCTAACACAGCAGTCGACTTTCTTTGTGAACTCATTAAGCCATACACTTGGCAAAACGCCATATTCATTGGATAAAACAGCGAAAGACAGCTTGATCGTCGCTTTTTTAACTCATGGTGAAGGCTACCATAATTTCCATCACAAATTTCAGTTCGACTACCGCAATGGAATTAAGTGGTATCACTGGGACCCAACTAAGTGGAGTATTCAATTAGCTGCAGTACTGGGTTTAGCTAACAAATTAAAAACAGTTCAGTTCTCTGAAATTCTACGCGCGAAAATGGAAGTGGAGTCTGAAAAGTTTAAGAGTTCTCATTTTTACAAAGAAAAAATGGAGCCTTTAGCGGCTAGATTAATCGAAGCACAAGCGCAGTTTGAAAGATTAAAAAAAGAATATGCGATTGCGAAAGATCAAAAGATGGCTGATCTCAGAGCCGAAATCGAATTGATGAATATTGAAATCGAGTCGATGAAAAAGAAATGGCAAGTTTTGTTAAAAACAGCAGAAGTCGTAGTTTAG
- the coaBC gene encoding bifunctional phosphopantothenoylcysteine decarboxylase/phosphopantothenate--cysteine ligase CoaBC, which translates to MSPSNKSKNILIVMTGSIACYKVCTVMSRLKQAQHHVKVVMSPSSLAFVGAATVEGLTGEMPITDMYARGNVMDHINLVRWADLILVAPATANYINKIAYGLGDDLLTTLFLAHDFAKPFLLAPAMNTKMYQHPTTQDSIKKLRAMGVEILETASGVLACGEVGSGRLLEPDLILEEVYQRVGSTTSVTDKSSGSESKTPATARKVLITAGGTSEAIDDVRVITNRSTGRTAAHLADILIESGFKVTYLHSTQSILPQNTCNKISYDSFTDLQTALKATLQQELFHVVIHAAAVSDYSVQRQGGKISSQADEITLTLKKNPKIIDEIKKLSPQTLLFGFKLTSKITGDDVKQKVQSLLKSADCDFVVQNDWDEVSQKKEHYHVYNRDLQSTEVTGLTELGQFIFQKTIALLPELKMETL; encoded by the coding sequence ATGTCGCCATCTAATAAGAGTAAAAACATTCTAATTGTCATGACCGGTTCTATCGCCTGCTACAAAGTGTGCACGGTGATGTCGCGCCTCAAGCAAGCTCAGCATCACGTTAAAGTGGTGATGTCACCCAGCAGTTTAGCCTTTGTTGGTGCAGCCACTGTGGAAGGACTCACCGGAGAAATGCCGATAACAGATATGTATGCTCGCGGAAACGTGATGGATCATATCAATTTAGTTCGCTGGGCTGATTTAATTTTAGTAGCTCCAGCCACGGCAAATTACATCAATAAAATCGCCTATGGCTTAGGTGATGATTTATTAACAACCTTGTTTTTGGCCCATGATTTTGCAAAACCATTTTTGTTGGCGCCGGCGATGAATACGAAAATGTATCAGCACCCTACAACACAGGACTCAATTAAAAAACTACGCGCCATGGGTGTTGAAATTTTAGAAACGGCTTCAGGCGTTTTAGCCTGCGGCGAAGTGGGCTCTGGTCGCTTACTAGAACCAGATCTGATTTTAGAGGAAGTTTATCAGCGCGTAGGAAGTACAACCTCGGTCACTGATAAATCCTCGGGCTCAGAATCAAAAACTCCAGCTACGGCTCGTAAAGTCTTGATTACGGCTGGTGGTACCTCTGAGGCGATTGATGATGTGCGTGTGATTACGAATCGCAGTACAGGACGAACAGCAGCTCACTTAGCTGATATTTTGATTGAGTCTGGATTTAAGGTTACTTATCTGCACAGCACACAGTCCATTCTGCCACAGAATACTTGCAACAAAATCAGCTACGATAGTTTTACCGATTTGCAAACAGCTTTGAAAGCAACTCTTCAACAAGAATTGTTTCATGTGGTGATCCATGCCGCTGCCGTCAGTGATTACTCAGTCCAACGACAAGGAGGAAAAATCAGCAGTCAGGCTGATGAAATCACATTGACGTTGAAGAAAAATCCTAAAATCATCGACGAGATTAAAAAACTTTCCCCACAGACTCTTTTGTTCGGCTTTAAACTAACTTCGAAAATAACAGGCGACGACGTTAAACAAAAAGTACAAAGCCTATTAAAATCGGCAGACTGTGATTTTGTTGTTCAAAACGATTGGGATGAAGTCAGTCAAAAGAAAGAGCATTATCATGTCTATAATCGTGATCTTCAATCGACAGAAGTCACTGGCCTCACCGAACTCGGCCAATTTATTTTTCAAAAAACCATAGCTTTATTACCAGAATTAAAAATGGAGACTTTATGA